The following are encoded in a window of Halorarum salinum genomic DNA:
- a CDS encoding CBS domain-containing protein: MKVADAMTSRADLVTVSLPGARDDALEYLQEHRFSSVPVVKETDAGEEYRGLVSRDDLIERPDEDQLAILMREVPTVTPETYLRDAAQLMVGSGTRRLPVVEENDGDALAGIVTVTDVVHAIAHGEVETDATCGDVAGADVNTTYSGAPLPVAERELYFANVPYAVTLDDEGEMDGLLTEVDILEVARVVEGADDTGDSIADEDDDWKWEGIKAVGSAYIPTRNVEIPAEPVRGFMTEDVLTVSRKRSVQEAAQEMISNDVEQLPLVTGGDLAGIVRDVNLLEAL; encoded by the coding sequence ATGAAGGTAGCCGACGCGATGACGTCCCGGGCCGATCTCGTCACGGTCTCGCTTCCGGGTGCGCGCGACGACGCGCTGGAGTACCTGCAGGAACACCGATTCTCCTCGGTACCCGTGGTCAAGGAGACGGACGCCGGCGAGGAGTACCGCGGACTCGTCTCGCGGGACGACCTCATCGAGCGCCCCGACGAGGACCAGTTGGCGATCCTCATGCGGGAGGTCCCGACCGTGACGCCGGAGACGTACCTCCGGGACGCGGCCCAGCTGATGGTCGGCTCCGGGACCCGCCGGCTGCCCGTCGTCGAGGAGAACGACGGCGACGCGCTCGCCGGCATCGTCACCGTCACCGACGTGGTCCACGCCATCGCCCACGGCGAGGTGGAGACGGACGCGACCTGCGGCGACGTCGCCGGCGCGGACGTGAACACGACCTACAGCGGCGCGCCGCTCCCGGTCGCCGAGCGGGAGCTCTACTTCGCGAACGTCCCGTACGCGGTGACGCTCGACGACGAGGGGGAGATGGACGGGTTGCTCACCGAGGTCGACATCCTCGAGGTCGCCCGCGTCGTCGAGGGCGCCGACGACACCGGCGACTCCATCGCCGACGAGGACGACGACTGGAAGTGGGAGGGCATCAAGGCGGTCGGCAGCGCCTACATCCCGACCCGGAACGTCGAGATCCCCGCCGAACCCGTGCGCGGGTTCATGACCGAGGACGTGCTCACCGTCTCGCGCAAGCGCTCGGTCCAGGAGGCCGCCCAGGAGATGATCTCGAACGACGTCGAACAGCTCCCGCTGGTGACCGGCGGCGACCTCGCAGGCATCGTCCGGGACGTGAACCTGCTGGAGGCGCTCTGA